One stretch of Lacimicrobium alkaliphilum DNA includes these proteins:
- a CDS encoding permease: MENFLQLWSEAAITSIGFFWMALWAFILGYLVSSLIQVFITRSRMQQAMGKDGPRSMLLGTFFGFISSSCSFSALSTTRAIFNKGAGLAPSMAFMLASTNLVIELGMVIAIFLGWQFVVGEYVGGIILILITWALIRITRPKRLIAQARQQQNDEQDEDENSQMHWKTRLASMQSWEKIGQTYVMEWQMVWRDVLIGFTVAGIISAMVPQSFFQTLFVGSAGENAANPGFPEVLAQTLIGPIAAFFTFIGSMGNIPLAAVLFGQGVTFAGVMAFIFSDLVVLPVLRINAKYYGWKMALYLLALMLVAIVIAALVMHYSLAFLGLLPDFTAVTAPGDREFFKLNYQSVLNAILFTINCVLVWLWYRAKQAQCDHDHQDSTSLTDKVLSVFTLLAFAWLLGGIVISFM; the protein is encoded by the coding sequence GTGGAAAACTTTCTTCAACTATGGAGTGAAGCGGCAATAACCAGTATAGGATTTTTCTGGATGGCCCTGTGGGCCTTTATACTGGGTTATCTCGTCAGCAGCCTGATTCAGGTGTTTATCACACGCTCCCGTATGCAACAGGCAATGGGCAAAGATGGCCCTCGAAGCATGCTCCTCGGTACCTTTTTCGGCTTCATTTCAAGCTCCTGTAGTTTCTCCGCGTTATCCACTACTCGCGCTATATTCAACAAAGGGGCAGGTCTGGCCCCCTCAATGGCCTTTATGCTGGCATCAACTAATCTCGTTATTGAGCTTGGGATGGTGATCGCAATTTTTCTGGGTTGGCAATTTGTAGTCGGAGAATATGTCGGCGGTATTATTTTGATTCTGATTACCTGGGCTCTTATTCGGATCACACGACCAAAACGCTTGATAGCTCAGGCCCGCCAGCAACAGAATGACGAACAAGACGAGGACGAAAATAGTCAGATGCACTGGAAAACCCGGCTTGCCAGCATGCAATCCTGGGAAAAGATCGGGCAAACCTACGTCATGGAATGGCAGATGGTATGGAGAGATGTGCTGATTGGTTTCACTGTGGCCGGTATTATTTCCGCTATGGTTCCACAGAGCTTTTTCCAGACCTTGTTTGTTGGTTCTGCGGGTGAGAATGCTGCCAACCCAGGTTTTCCCGAAGTTCTGGCCCAGACACTGATTGGGCCAATAGCGGCATTTTTCACCTTTATTGGCTCAATGGGAAATATTCCACTGGCGGCTGTTTTGTTTGGGCAGGGAGTAACCTTTGCCGGCGTCATGGCGTTTATCTTTTCGGATCTTGTGGTGCTGCCGGTACTGCGTATTAACGCGAAATATTATGGCTGGAAAATGGCTCTGTACCTGTTGGCCCTGATGTTAGTAGCGATCGTCATCGCCGCCCTTGTGATGCATTACAGTCTTGCTTTTTTGGGTTTGCTGCCTGACTTTACCGCCGTGACGGCACCCGGTGATCGCGAATTTTTCAAACTCAACTATCAGTCAGTTCTGAATGCCATTCTGTTTACCATTAATTGTGTTCTGGTTTGGTTGTGGTACCGGGCGAAGCAAGCTCAGTGTGATCATGATCACCAAGACAGTACATCCCTTACCGATAAGGTTCTTTCTGTGTTCACTCTGCTCGCGTTTGCATGGTTACTGGGCGGAATAGTCATATCCTTTATGTGA
- a CDS encoding HNH endonuclease, which translates to MYSRISEPYELSSDETKIVDRHFQSHSDWEKSAFDNIKTKIIDYLRPKQDNRCCYCRTELGFDIKAVDIEHVIPKCQYSQFTFHAKNLALSCPGCNTSKGKKNVLAKPIKRYPRSGTNLIIIHPHFDDYFSCIAIHDDVIYEGLNDKGCETIKQCKIYRLKEVVKKKKALNANQNPIQKLVEDIRNADDSDKERLLHALQTLTIASKGRS; encoded by the coding sequence ATGTATTCACGAATTAGTGAGCCTTATGAGCTTTCAAGTGATGAGACAAAGATAGTAGATAGGCATTTTCAATCGCATAGTGATTGGGAAAAGTCCGCTTTTGATAATATCAAGACCAAAATTATTGATTACCTAAGACCTAAGCAAGACAATAGATGTTGTTATTGTAGGACAGAGCTAGGGTTTGATATTAAGGCGGTTGATATAGAGCATGTTATACCTAAGTGTCAATATTCTCAATTCACTTTCCACGCTAAGAATCTGGCTCTTTCCTGCCCCGGTTGCAACACATCTAAAGGCAAAAAAAATGTTTTAGCTAAGCCTATCAAACGATACCCACGAAGTGGAACTAATCTGATCATCATTCACCCACACTTTGACGATTACTTTTCCTGCATAGCTATACATGACGATGTAATATATGAAGGGTTGAATGACAAGGGTTGCGAAACTATCAAGCAATGCAAGATATATCGATTGAAAGAAGTGGTAAAAAAGAAAAAAGCGTTGAATGCTAATCAAAACCCGATACAAAAACTAGTTGAAGATATTAGAAATGCAGATGACTCAGATAAAGAGCGACTACTTCATGCGTTACAAACCCTAACAATTGCAAGCAAGGGACGCTCCTGA
- a CDS encoding ATP-binding protein: protein MNRDDNYFTVIIGNNGTGKSRYISSLVEAFRDAGENRRRMKVDYCLSYVINNEHFRIEKKHGKKALDRNTKKELFAGNGLDIPSKIIAVTTSLSDKFSSDNFNRRDYLKKRESIDYKRECYTYLGPRSTPGRASSRALMDRAMTTLIASVGEQIHNRSYRHIFDYLKYEPIVKLSYEISRPRYFQEQDGIVSGAVFKRHLEELSDRRGGMRADMFRRELESRPDQYWEDIANAYNYILGKASRPEKRLQFSFVVNFSAQNEKRENTEIVLFHEELYSFLEDLRKFDLVRGPSINLFKKDGGEFDFSDASSGEASILSTLIALIPNLDNDSLIVIDEPEISLHPSWQYKYVELIDRLISQKTGCHVVIATHSHFLISDLPLGRSHIVHFREGKKSEIDVEYIEEETNGLSAEDVLLNVFDMPSTRNYYLSKNISEALELVAEGKINSDRYQELIGAFEKYLPNLKNVDPLKDVIKALLKLGI from the coding sequence GTGAATCGTGACGATAATTATTTTACTGTCATCATAGGAAACAACGGTACCGGCAAGAGTCGATATATATCCAGCCTAGTGGAGGCTTTCCGAGATGCTGGTGAAAATAGAAGAAGGATGAAAGTTGATTACTGCCTGAGTTACGTCATAAATAATGAACACTTTCGGATAGAGAAAAAGCATGGCAAAAAAGCTCTTGACAGAAATACAAAAAAAGAACTTTTCGCGGGAAATGGCTTAGACATCCCTTCGAAGATTATTGCTGTTACAACAAGTTTATCTGACAAGTTCTCAAGCGACAATTTCAATAGGCGCGACTACCTAAAAAAAAGAGAATCCATTGACTACAAACGGGAATGCTATACATATCTAGGGCCAAGAAGTACGCCTGGACGGGCGTCAAGTAGAGCTCTAATGGATAGGGCAATGACGACACTAATTGCTAGTGTTGGAGAACAGATTCACAACAGAAGTTATAGGCACATTTTTGACTATTTGAAATATGAGCCAATCGTTAAGTTATCATACGAAATTAGCAGGCCAAGATACTTTCAAGAGCAGGATGGGATAGTGTCAGGAGCTGTTTTCAAAAGGCATCTTGAGGAGTTGTCTGATCGAAGGGGTGGAATGAGAGCAGATATGTTCCGAAGAGAATTAGAGAGTCGTCCTGACCAGTACTGGGAAGATATAGCCAATGCTTATAACTATATTCTTGGTAAAGCTAGCCGTCCTGAAAAGAGATTACAGTTTTCGTTTGTAGTTAATTTCTCGGCCCAAAATGAAAAACGAGAAAACACCGAGATAGTTTTGTTTCATGAAGAGCTTTACTCCTTTTTGGAAGATTTGCGAAAGTTTGATTTAGTTCGAGGTCCATCGATAAATTTGTTTAAAAAAGACGGTGGCGAATTTGACTTTTCAGATGCCAGCTCCGGTGAAGCAAGCATTTTGTCAACTCTTATTGCGTTGATTCCTAATCTAGATAACGATTCGCTGATTGTTATTGATGAGCCAGAAATTAGCTTACATCCTTCTTGGCAGTATAAATATGTAGAACTAATTGATAGATTAATTAGCCAAAAAACTGGCTGTCATGTGGTTATAGCAACTCACTCTCATTTCTTGATTTCAGATTTGCCATTGGGGCGATCACATATTGTTCATTTCAGAGAGGGAAAGAAATCAGAAATTGATGTTGAATATATAGAAGAGGAAACCAATGGTTTATCTGCAGAAGATGTATTGTTAAATGTTTTTGACATGCCTTCAACCAGAAATTATTACTTGTCCAAGAATATCTCTGAAGCTTTGGAGCTCGTAGCAGAAGGGAAAATAAACAGTGACAGATATCAAGAGTTAATAGGTGCCTTTGAAAAATACCTACCTAATCTAAAAAACGTAGATCCTCTAAAAGATGTCATCAAAGCATTGTTGAAATTGGGTATATAG